The Accipiter gentilis chromosome 34, bAccGen1.1, whole genome shotgun sequence genome has a segment encoding these proteins:
- the MGAT4C gene encoding alpha-1,3-mannosyl-glycoprotein 4-beta-N-acetylglucosaminyltransferase C: MRHSLKYFDKMRCLRKRSAVSFLGVLVICLLFMNLYIEDGYVLEGDKQLIRETATHQLNPERYVHTFKDLSNFSGSINISYRYLAGTPLPRKRYLTIGLSSVKRKKGNYLLETIKSIFEQSSYEELKEIAVVVQLADFDSAWCEGMVQDISQKFAHHIIAGRLIVIHVPEEYYPVLDGLKRNYNDPEDRVKFRSKQNVDYAFLLNFCANLSDYYVMLEDDVRCSKNFLTAVKKVITSREGSYWVTLEFSKLGYIGKLYHSHDLPRLAHFLLMFYQEMPCDWLLIHFRGLLAQKEVIRFKPSLFQHMGYYSSYKGAENKLKDDDFEEESFDIPDNPPANLHTNMNVFENYEASKAYSSIDEYFWGKAPSTGDFYGIVFEKPIKINKIKVVTGTEDRQNDILHHGALEVGEKIVGSKKGRQCTTYLRLGEFKNGNFEITDVEHKVLFDINCMRILVTKSQKEWLIIRSISVWTSQMPNQ; encoded by the exons ATGAGACACAGCTTGAAATATTTTGATAAGATGAGATGCTTGCGGAAACGATCGGCAGTGTCATTCTTAGGAGTCCTTGTCATTTGCTTGCTGTTCATGAACTTGTACATTGAAGATGGGTATGTTTTG GAAGGGGACAAGCAATTAATCAGAGAAACAGCCACGCACCAGCTCAACCCAGAGCGCTATGTTCACACTTTTAAAGATTTGTCTAATTTCTCAGGATCTATAAACATTTCCTATCGCTACCTAGCTGGCACGCCTTTGCCAAGGAAAA GGTATCTTACAATTGGGCTGTCCTCTGTGAAACGGAAAAAGGGAAACTACTTGCTGGAGACCATCAAGTCCATATTTGAGCAGTCAAGTTATGAGGAACTCAAAGAAATCGCAGTGGTAGTGCAGCTGGCGGATTTTGACTCAGCCTGGTGTGAAGGGATGGTCCAGGATATTTCACAGAAATTTGCACATCACATAATTGCGGGCAGGTTAATAGTTATTCACGTCCCCGAAGAGTATTATCCTGTACTGGATGGCCTCAAGAGAAATTACAATGACCCTGAGGACCGTGTGAAGTTTCGATCCAAACAAAATGTAGATTATGCTTTCCTTCTTAACTTCTGTGCTAATCTTTCTGACTACTATGTGATGTTGGAAGATGATGTCCGCTGCTCGAAGAATTTTTTGACTGCTGTTAAGAAAGTAATTACCTCACGAGAAGGATCCTACTGGGTGACTTTGGAATTCTCCAAACTGGGTTACATTGGAAAGCTTTACCATTCCCATGACCTCCCACGCCTGGCCCATTTTTTGTTGATGTTCTACCAAGAAATGCCTTGCGATTGGCTCCTCATCCACTTCCGTGGGCTGTTAGCTCAGAAGGAAGTGATACGTTTTAAGCCATCTCTTTTCCAGCACATGGGATACTATTCGTCTTACAAAGGAGCTGAAAACAAGCTAAAGGATGATGATTTTGAAGAGGAATCTTTTGATATCCCTGACAACCCACCTGCAAACTTGCACACCAACATGAATGTGTTTGAAAACTACGAGGCAAGCAAGGCTTACAGCAGCATTGATGAGTACTTCTGGGGCAAAGCTCCTTCTACGGGAGACTTCTATGGGATTGTATTTGAAAAGcccattaaaatcaataaaattaaaGTTGTCACTGGAACCGAAGACCGGCAAAATGACATTTTGCATCATGGGGCCCTGGAAGTAGGAGAAAAGATTGTAGGGAGTAAAAAAGGGAGACAGTGTACTACTTACTTGAGACTAGGGGAATTCAAAAATGGGAATTTTGAAATAACAGATGTAGAGCACAAAGTTCTGTTTGATATTAACTGCATGAGAATACTTGTTACCAAAAGTCAAAAAGAATGGCTGATCATTAGGAGCATTAGCGTCTGGACTTCTCAAATGCCAAATCAATAA